The Rhizobium grahamii DNA window ATTCAGCTCAGGTGGTCGCGATGGCGGTAGACGCGATCGAGAAGATCGAGGGATCTTCACGGCAAATATCCAGCATCATTGGCGTAATCGACGACATCGCATTCCAGACCAATCTCCTTGCATTGAACGCGGGCGTCGAGGCGGCACGGGCTGGAGAGGCGGGCAAAGGATTTGCCGTGGTCGCCCAGGAGGTCCGAGAGCTTGCGCAGCGCTCCGCAAACGCCGCACGTGAGATCAAGGATCTTATCCGCACCTCGGAGACGGAAGTCGTCAGCGGCGTCGCACTGGTCCGCGAGACCGGGAGCGCGCTCGACACGATCCAGAAACATGTTGCCAAGATCAACCAGCATATGGATTCGATCGCCATTTCGGCAAAGGAGCAGTCGGTTGGCCTGACGCAGGTGAACACCGCCGTAAACGAGATGGACCAGGTGACGCAGAAAAACGCTGCGATGGTGGAGGAGACAAATGCGGCGAGCGCCACGCTCGCCGGAGAAAGTGGAAAACTACGATCATTCATTTCTGCGTTCCAGCTTCCGCGCGCCATGGCCGGCCCGCAGCCCGAGCAGGTCTTTCGCTTGGGCGGGAATATTAGCATCCTCAGACCTTCGCTAGGACGCGCGGCAGCGGGGGCTCAGACCGTGACCGACTGGAAGGAATTCTGATCTGCTGCCCTATCGCCCGCGTCTCGTTTTTCGCGGGCGATAGGGGTTAATCCAGACCTACAAGTCCGCCGGTGGTAGCGCGGCCTGCAATCCTGCGTTATGTGTGAGGCCCACAGGCAGCAGGACGGAGGCATATGGAACCGGATCGTATTCTCGTCGTCGATGACGACGCCCGGATCAGGCAGATGCTCGTCCGATATTTCGATGACAACGGCTACCGCGTGACGGCGGTCGCAAATGGCGCGGCCATGCGCGCAGAACTTTCAAAGCACGAGTATGTCGCAATTTTTCTTGATCTCGTCCTACCTGGCGGAGAGAACGGCTTCGACCTGCTTAAGGAGCTTCGCGGCAAATCCGACGTTCCCGTGCTGATGCTGACGGGGCAGGACGACGTCACAGATAAGGTCATCGGGCTTGAGTTCGGCGCCGACGACTATGTCGCGAAGCCATTTCACCTTCGTGAGCTTCTCGCCCGCCTGAGAACCGTTCTTCGACGACGGGCCGCTGCAGTTCTTCCCGTTGGAAAATCCGCTCCAGCGGACGAAGCTTTCCGTTTCGAAGGCTACTGTCTTGACGTGCCACGACGTAGACTGAGCTCTCCCGAAGGGGATGATGTTCCGCTTACAACCGGCGAGTTCGACATGCTTCTGGTTTTCGTTCGTAATTCCGGGCGGGTATTATCTAGGGAGACTCTGATGGAGCTCACCCGGAACAGAAATCTTGAGGCTTTCGATCGCGTAATCGATGCACAGATCCTGAGGCTCCGCAAGAAGATCGAATCCGATCCTAAAGCGCCCGCTTTGATTCAGTCAGTTCGGGGCGTCGGCTACGTCTTCACCGGACGTATGCTTTAACAGCGCGATAATTGATCCCCGTCAATGTCCGGGGCGGAAACAGCGCTATTGTACTCTCGCAACAGAGTACGTTTGAACATGACTATTTGGATAATCTTCGCGGTCATCACGGGCATCGTGACGGCCGTGTTACTGCATCCCTTGTCGACGCCGAGTCGTGCCGTCGTGCCGGTAAACAGTGCGGGGCGGATCTACCGCGATCAAATCGCGGAACTCCTCCTCGAACGCGCGGAGGGTAGGATCAGCGTCGAGGACTACGAGCTAGCACGGGCGGAGACCGCAAGGCGCTTGTTTCGAGAATCCGACGCGGAAGATAGGAAGAGTCGTCCTTTGTCACTGGGAAAGGTGAAACTAGCCATAGCGGCCTTCCTGTCGCTTGCCAGCATCTCCCTTTACGTCGCGGTTGGCTCGCCGGACCTACCGTCGCTCCCGTTGAAGGAGAGGCTCGCCCATCCCGGCCAAGATCTCGCCATTTTGATCCGCAAGACGGAAACTCATCTTGAGAAAACGCCGGACGACGGGCGCGGGTGGGACGTGATTGCGCCAATTTACCTGAGAACCGATCGTGCCGGAGACGCTGCCCACGCCTATGAAAACGCAATCAGGCTGCAAGGCCCCAGTACTGACAGGCTAAATGGTTTGACAGAAGCGCTCCTGGCCTCGTCAAATGGCAAGGTCACGGATGCAGTCAAAAGCGTTCTGGAACAGGCCTTGGCGATCGACCCGCAAAATCCGCGAGCCAGATTCTATAGCGCTCTAGGCATGGAACAGGC harbors:
- the ccmI gene encoding c-type cytochrome biogenesis protein CcmI, with product MTIWIIFAVITGIVTAVLLHPLSTPSRAVVPVNSAGRIYRDQIAELLLERAEGRISVEDYELARAETARRLFRESDAEDRKSRPLSLGKVKLAIAAFLSLASISLYVAVGSPDLPSLPLKERLAHPGQDLAILIRKTETHLEKTPDDGRGWDVIAPIYLRTDRAGDAAHAYENAIRLQGPSTDRLNGLTEALLASSNGKVTDAVKSVLEQALAIDPQNPRARFYSALGMEQAGRGEDAQMAFVALAMDSPAGAPWLPLVNDHVTKHGGTSATPTAGVPGGPTEAQVVDASALGADEKTKMVRGMLTRLEEKLARNPVNFQGWLQLITSYGVIHDKSRAEDALARALGSFPANSDEGSRLIAAARGYDVERKTDQ
- a CDS encoding response regulator, with protein sequence MEPDRILVVDDDARIRQMLVRYFDDNGYRVTAVANGAAMRAELSKHEYVAIFLDLVLPGGENGFDLLKELRGKSDVPVLMLTGQDDVTDKVIGLEFGADDYVAKPFHLRELLARLRTVLRRRAAAVLPVGKSAPADEAFRFEGYCLDVPRRRLSSPEGDDVPLTTGEFDMLLVFVRNSGRVLSRETLMELTRNRNLEAFDRVIDAQILRLRKKIESDPKAPALIQSVRGVGYVFTGRML